One window of Erwinia aphidicola genomic DNA carries:
- a CDS encoding phytanoyl-CoA dioxygenase family protein has protein sequence MNSLYLTKEQLSVDDFAIVCEQTTPLKDFPLARKAELDVLIYQREDLTKAAAEHRQTVLSELHRALSSGPGVFVVKGLFSDLPTVDRNSALFEQILLSESESGSGGDHFAAAGNNGRIWNALQKVAERDADAFIDYYCNPLLALICESWVGPGYEMTAQVNQVRPGGKAQQPHRDYHLGFQSNEVVERFPLPLQILSQYLTLQGAVAHSDMPVESGPTQLLPWSHQYQAGYLAWPDEKFIDYFQRNAIQLPLEKGDGLFFNPALFHAAGSNHTHDHIRTANLLQVSSSFGKTMEKVNHIKVLQHIYPALRLRRMSEERINAVIAAAAEGYSFPTNLDTDPPVGGLVPQTQQSLLLQALRESWAPKLFNQRLQEHQQKREA, from the coding sequence ATGAACAGTCTCTATCTGACTAAAGAACAGTTATCGGTTGATGATTTTGCCATTGTCTGCGAGCAGACCACCCCGCTGAAAGATTTCCCGCTGGCGCGGAAGGCCGAGCTGGATGTGCTGATCTACCAGCGCGAGGATTTGACCAAAGCCGCCGCCGAGCACCGGCAAACGGTGCTGAGCGAACTGCACCGCGCCCTGTCCTCTGGGCCGGGCGTCTTCGTGGTTAAAGGTCTGTTCAGCGATCTCCCGACGGTGGATCGCAACAGCGCGCTGTTCGAGCAGATCCTGCTCAGTGAGTCTGAAAGCGGCAGCGGCGGGGACCATTTTGCGGCGGCAGGCAATAACGGGCGCATCTGGAATGCTCTGCAGAAAGTCGCCGAGCGCGATGCCGATGCGTTTATTGACTACTACTGTAACCCGCTGCTGGCGCTGATCTGCGAAAGCTGGGTCGGCCCGGGTTATGAGATGACCGCGCAGGTCAATCAGGTGCGCCCCGGCGGCAAAGCCCAGCAGCCGCACCGTGATTATCATCTCGGCTTTCAAAGCAATGAGGTGGTGGAACGCTTCCCGCTGCCGCTGCAGATCCTCTCGCAGTACCTGACGCTTCAGGGCGCGGTGGCACACAGCGATATGCCGGTGGAGTCCGGCCCGACGCAGCTGCTGCCGTGGTCGCATCAGTATCAGGCGGGCTATCTGGCCTGGCCCGATGAGAAGTTTATCGACTATTTCCAGCGCAATGCCATCCAGCTGCCGCTGGAGAAGGGGGACGGGCTGTTCTTCAATCCGGCGCTGTTCCATGCGGCGGGCAGTAACCATACCCACGACCATATCCGCACCGCAAACCTGCTGCAGGTCTCTTCATCCTTTGGCAAAACGATGGAGAAAGTGAACCATATTAAGGTGCTACAGCATATTTACCCGGCGCTGCGCCTGCGCAGAATGTCTGAGGAGCGGATCAATGCGGTGATTGCCGCGGCGGCGGAGGGCTATTCGTTCCCAACCAATCTGGATACCGACCCGCCGGTGGGGGGGCTGGTACCTCAGACTCAGCAGTCGCTGCTGCTGCAGGCACTGCGCGAGAGTTGGGCTCCGAAGCTGTTTAATCAACGGCTGCAAGAGCACCAGCAGAAACGGGAAGCGTAA